The Devosia sp. SD17-2 genome includes a region encoding these proteins:
- a CDS encoding LysR family transcriptional regulator translates to MELNFSRAAEKLNMAQPPLSRQIQQLEAELGVQLFNRESRPLSLTRGGGMFREQALGVMQRMDEMNGTMKPFAASERPRFAIGFVPSVIYAKLPRVIRGFRELAPEVELSLIEMVSLEQISALKEGRIDVGFGRVRFDDPALRREVVREERLVAALPLGHPLAGERPVSLADLAR, encoded by the coding sequence TTGGAGCTCAATTTCTCCCGGGCGGCCGAAAAACTGAACATGGCGCAGCCACCGCTGAGCCGACAGATTCAGCAACTGGAGGCTGAACTTGGCGTACAGCTGTTCAACCGCGAGAGCCGCCCGCTGAGCCTTACCCGCGGCGGCGGCATGTTTCGGGAGCAGGCCCTCGGCGTCATGCAGCGCATGGATGAGATGAATGGCACGATGAAGCCGTTTGCCGCGTCCGAACGGCCGCGTTTCGCCATCGGCTTCGTTCCGTCGGTCATATATGCCAAGCTGCCGCGCGTCATTCGAGGCTTCCGGGAGCTTGCTCCCGAGGTTGAGCTATCCCTGATCGAAATGGTGAGTCTCGAGCAGATCTCCGCTCTCAAGGAGGGGCGGATCGATGTCGGCTTCGGACGTGTGCGGTTCGACGATCCAGCGCTGCGCAGGGAAGTGGTGCGCGAGGAAAGGCTTGTGGCCGCCCTGCCCCTGGGCCACCCCCTGGCGGGGGAAAGGCCGGTATCGCTCGCGGATCTGGCCCGGTAG